One segment of Parvularcula sp. IMCC14364 DNA contains the following:
- a CDS encoding TetR/AcrR family transcriptional regulator, whose amino-acid sequence MAKTGIKKTTRKSVAGPVSLPTELDAGRSRQESRTDAIIAAAYCLFQEKGYARTTTAEIARLSNVSEGTIFNHFSNKDALASAVIEKFYQRLTDEAREGTGRLNSTRERLTFLATHHLINILESQRILQMALLFDFTLEMKADNPLYRMNRKYVSVFDQVIRDAMWRGDLPDSSSTWIMRDTFYGALEYAMRTMLLRGQQTALETFSTGLVDLMLGQGKANGRVMPTGSELIQLAESLEKTVDRFEAMSAAKQTE is encoded by the coding sequence ATGGCGAAAACAGGCATAAAAAAAACAACCCGAAAGTCCGTTGCCGGACCAGTATCGCTTCCAACTGAACTGGATGCTGGACGGTCTCGTCAAGAGAGCCGCACAGATGCGATCATTGCAGCTGCCTATTGCTTGTTTCAGGAAAAGGGATATGCCCGTACCACAACGGCTGAAATCGCTCGTCTGTCAAATGTCTCCGAAGGCACGATCTTCAATCACTTCAGTAACAAGGATGCTTTGGCTTCTGCGGTGATTGAAAAATTTTACCAGCGTCTTACCGATGAAGCTCGCGAAGGTACGGGCCGGTTGAACAGCACACGGGAGAGACTGACATTTCTGGCAACTCATCATTTGATCAACATACTGGAGAGCCAGCGAATTCTTCAGATGGCATTGCTTTTTGATTTTACGCTGGAGATGAAGGCGGACAATCCACTTTACAGAATGAACAGGAAATATGTTTCTGTTTTCGATCAGGTGATTCGCGACGCCATGTGGCGAGGTGATCTGCCAGATAGTTCATCCACCTGGATTATGCGCGACACATTTTACGGCGCCTTGGAATATGCAATGCGAACGATGTTGTTGCGGGGCCAGCAAACTGCGCTGGAGACTTTCTCAACCGGCCTTGTTGACCTTATGCTGGGGCAGGGAAAAGCGAATGGTCGTGTTATGCCGACAGGTTCGGAGCTGATACAGCTTGCGGAGAGTCTTGAAAAAACAGTGGATCGTTTTGAGGCGATGTCTGCTGCCAAGCAGACTGAATAA